A segment of the Siphonobacter curvatus genome:
TAGTTTCAGGCGGTAAAAATAGAGCCTATTTCTGAGGATGAGTTGGCTTTGGTGAATTATTCACTAGCGAAGGATGATCTTTCGGGTAATTTTTCCGGAACTCGCCGTTTGAATCTGAACCAGATACACGCCAGTAGGCAATCCTCTAAAATCGAGTTCATACCGATTGGTGCCATTGGAACGGGCTTTACCCAGCCATTGACCGAGCAGACTATACAGATGCACCTCCGCCTCGGCCGTCGTCTGGATCGTTACGTAACGATCCGTGGGATTGGGTCCGACCCGTACAGTCTCCGTGCCCGTATCGGGCGAAGGCGGCAACTTCTCCGAACGATTCAGTAGCAACCGCAGGCCACCGGTATTCGTGCCTGCTACAATATCGGGCAATCCATCCTGATTGAGGTCCGCTACGGCTAGCGAAGGAACACCGCCAATTTTTAAGCTCGTAACCGCATTAACGGGCGATTGTACCGAATTAGAATCCGCTGAAAGGGTTGTTTGATTAAGAAAATCGTGGAAAACTTTCAGGGAACCATTATCGTAGGCCGTCAGCAGGTCCAGTCGTTCGTCGCCGTTGACATCCGCTGCAATTAGTGAGAACCCCCGGTTGGTAAAATCATCCGTCTGGCCACCGTACGACTTGGTTTCCAACTGATACGTGGGCTGGGTAGACGTGCCCGTGTTGCGGTAATATTGAATGCCACCGTAGTAGGTGCCGATCAGCAGGTCAATGCGTCCGTCCCGGTTCACATCAAGGTACAGAGGAACCGAACCCGCGTAGAGGTCATTCGGGAGGGGCAACGCCGTAAGCTCGTCCGGATTGAGCTGAAAAGCTCCGGTCTTACCACCTCGGTTAGGAATGTACCGAACGATGGAGCCGGCTGGCGTCTGAGCCATGAAACCTAAATCGGGAATACCGTCACCGGTTACGTCACTAACAAAGATGTTGACATTGGTAACCAACTGGTTCTGTCGGTTCTGTAGCTGCGTGGCCAGCCCCAGATAATCATCCGTTTCAAGCTGGAATTTAGCCTGTTGAGGGGTACCGACATTGCGGAATAGAGCGATGCCACCCCGGTACGTTTGCCCGGAGCGAAAACCGGCATATCCCACCAGTAAATCGGCGTCGCCGTCGCCATCCAGGTCGGCCAGAGCAGTAGTCGTATTTTCGCCCAGGTCCACCATATCTTCCTGTAAAAAATTCTCTTTCCGAAAGATCAGACCTGAGCCCGTACTCTCATAAAGCCAGGCGGTCCGGCGAAAGTCATTGGCCTTGAGCTGATCATTGGAGTAGACATTCGGAGCAGCCAGCAGATCGGGTTTCCCATCAAACGTGACGTCTTCCAGGAACGTGGCCGGAAATACGCCCATATCAATCGGTTTTACCGAAGGAAACAAATAGTCAGCCTGCGTGAATCGAGCCTTTTCCCGCGTGCCCGCATTGGGCATGTACGCTACGTGGGAATCTTCGATGTAACTGTAAAAGAAGTCTTTCACGCCATCTCCGTTATAATCCCAGAGCAAAATACTATTGCCTGCATGCAGGGGGCGACCCCCCGGATTGTTCTGGACGGCTGGACAATCGCCTTCGCCAGTTTCGCAGTTCATATTGAAGCAGGCATCTCCGTACTGTCGCTTGATGAAGTTTCCCCAGCAAAAACCAACTTTCTTGAAGGTCAAACCGGCCTTGCCCGTTCGTTCGATGCTCATGTTCTGGTGGTATTCCGCAAAGTCGCCCGCAATGTCAAAGATGACCAAATCCAGATCGCCGTCCCCGTCCACGTCATCAATCCCGGGTACGTCCGTGGAAGGCACCTGCATATTTACCTGACCCGAAAATCCTTCGGTATACAGTGGATCGAACAGCAACTGCCAGCGGAAACCAGAAGGAGCTGATACATTTTGATACACTTTAATTCCCGACGGCGTATGGGCGAACAAATCCTTGCGGCCATCACCATCGAAATCACGAAGAAGCATCCAGCTTTCTAGTTCGGGGAAGTACGCCTCGTAGAGGGGAGCGTGTCGCCAGGTGTAGGAGCCATTACCCGTGGGCTGGGCCAGAAAGGTGGAAATTTTTCGACTGGTTCGATCAAAAATTACTAAATCCTCGACCTGATCCTGATTTAAATGCATTTTGGAAAACTGCGGAGCATTCAGTCCTCCGGCCCAGGCATTGGGCAGGATTCGACCCTGTACGGTAACCTGAACCGCAGTATCCAGTTCAAAGGAAAACTTCTGAGCATGGGCCTCAAAAGAAAGAAATGAAACGAGCAGCCCCAGGCCCGTCAGCAGGTAACGGTTTTTCATTGCATCTTTGTCACATCAGTTCAACAACGAATGGAAAATACATTTAGCGTTTCGGGTGGAGAGTTTTAGCCGGGAGAGCTACGAATTCCAAACCCAAAACTTCAAACGATCTATACATGATTGCAGACCTTTATCAAAAGTACCTGACTTGCAGCAGTGTTTCGATTGATACCCGCAAAATTGAGCCCGGAGCGATGTTTTTCGCGTTAAAAGGGGAAAAATTTGACGCGAATACCTTTGCCGCCCAGGCCCTGACCAACGGAGCTGCCTATGTGGTGATGGATAATGCCGAGTACGCGACCGACGAACGTTGTCTGGTTGTGCCCAATACGCTTCAGGCCTTGCAACAACTGGCTTTGTATCATCGGCGTACGCTGACCATTCCCGTCATCGGCATTGGCGGATCTAATGGCAAAACGACGACTAAAGAGCTGACCCACCGCGTACTAGCGAAACGATTCCGGACGTTTGCTACACCCGGTAATTATAACAACTACATCGGCGTACCGCTTACCCTGCTTTCCATGCCGATAGGTACAGAAGTCCTTATCGTAGAATTGGGAGCCAACCAGAAAGGCGATATTGAAGAATTGGTGAACATCTGCGAACCCGGTCTCGGCTTGATTACCAATATTGGAAAGTCACACTTGGAAGGTTTTGGTGGCTTGCAGGGGGTACGCGAAGGGGAGGGGGAACTCTACGATTTTCTGGTACAGACCAACGGCCTGATCTTCTTTCATGCTCAGGATGAAACGCTGGTGAGTATGCTGGAAGAACGGGGAGCAAAGAAATTCAACCTGATTCCTTACCGCGACGACGTTCAGTTGCTGGAAACCAACCCGAACGTGGTGTATGAAATAGGCGAACAACGCGTGGAAACGCACCTGATGGGAGATTACAACTTCATTAACATGCGGGCTGCCCTAACGCTGGGCCATTATTTTGGCGTGGCTGAAGCAGATATGCACGCCGCCATTGCGGGCTACGTGGCCGAAAATAACCGCTCCCAGATTCTACAGAAAGGTTCGAATACCATCTGGCTGGATGCGTATAATGCTAACCCAAGTTCAATGGCCGCTGCATTAAAGAATTTCGAAGCTCTGGACGCGAAGAAAAAATTGGTCATTCTGGGCGACATGTTTGAACTGGGCGAAGAAGGGCCCTCCGAGCACGAGCTGATGGGAAAACTGATTGCCGAATGCCACTTTGATTACGTACTTCTGGCGGGACCGCTCATGCAGAACGCCCTGAAATACCTGCCCCGGGCGTATTACTTCCCCGATAAATTCGGCCTACACGTCTGGTTGGAGGAACATCCCATGACGGATACGCATTTCCTCATTAAAGGTTCTCGCGGTATGGGACTGGAGAGTACGCTGGGGATGATTGGGGGAGGGGAGAGTTCATAGTTTTGAGCCGCAGCAGTTTTCAGTTTTTAAGGTAAAACCCGGTAAAGGTAGCGGGATGGGTTGTCCGTAGCATTGGCTACGGACGCAAAAGTTGGTAGGCTGTGCCTACCGGCCAGGACGCACCCCGCATTGCAACGGGGCTAATCAAATTGAACCCCTGCGGGGTTAGGTGGCGGTTTATAAAGTAGTATTTGCCCTGCTCATCCCGATTTTAAACCGTCATGGAATGATCGGGGTGGAATGGTTTCGCGTCTGTGACGCGAAGTACGGTTCACTTTCGGCTCTCAAATTTGGAACAGCGAACGACAGCCGGGTAGGTTGTTGATCCTATGAAACAAAGGGTCGGTTCTGCCGGACTCACCTTCGTTAAAGACGCTTTGCCTAACATGCCTTGCTCTTTCGGAAAGGCTGCCTGTGCGGGAAAGCAGGGTTGAAAACATGGAAAGAAAACCTGCGACGAAACTTTGTAACGACTCTGAGCATTCTAAATCAATTCGCTACCGGTAGCTGCTACCCAAAACTCAAAACTCAAAACGCACAACGGTAAACTCTACCTATCTTTGCACGTTTATCTTTTTATACTTTCTGGACACAACGCCGACTCCGATCCGGCATCGTTTCGTAACCGATGACAACGATTCAAAAACCCGACATTCGCAGCCTTCTTAAAAACCGTATTCTGGTACTCGATGGAGCCATGGGTACGATGATTCAGCGGTATAAGCTGGAAGAAGAAGATTATCGGGGCTCTCGCTTTGCCGACTGGCCCCATCCCCTGAAGGGAAATAACGACTTGCTCGTACTGACCCGACCCGACATTATCAAAACGATTCACGCCGAGTATTACGAAGCCGGAGCGGATATCGTGGAAACCAACTCCTTTTCCGGTACCTGGATTGCCATGGCCGATTATGGCATGGAAGAGCTGGTCTACGAACTCAACTACGAGTCGGCCCGTATTGCTCGTGAAGTCGCCGATGAATTTACGGCTCGCAACCCGGACAAGCCCCGGTACGTGGCGGGATCCATGGGGCCTACAAACCGTACCGCCAGCCTCTCGCCCGATGTGAACAACCCTGGTTACCGGGCCATCACTTTCGATCAGCTGGTGGGTGCGTATTACGAACAGACCAAAGCACTAATCGAAGGTGGCAGTGATATTTTGCTGGTCGAAACCATTTTCGATACGCTCAATGCTAAGGCGGCTCTGTTTGCCATTGATACCTACTATCAGGACGTGACGAATGGAAAGTCGCCCTGGCCCGAACATATCCCGCAAGGACCCAAATTTGAAGTGCCGATCATGGTATCCGGTACCATTACCGATGCCTCGGGTCGTACGCTTTCCGGACAAACGACGGAAGCTTTTCTTACCTCTGTATCGCATTTGCCCCTGCTTTCCGTAGGGCTAAACTGTGCCTTGGGAGCCGATCTGATGCGGCCGTATGTACAGACCCTGGCCGATAAATCACCCTTCTTTACCTCGGCCCACCCCAACGCGGGTTTGCCGAATGAAATGGGTGAATACGACGAGACGCCCGAGCAAATGGGTGAAACGATCAATGGCTTCCTGAACGACGGACTACTGAATATTATCGGTGGATGCTGCGGTACGACGCCCGGCCACATTCGCCGTATTGCGGAAATTGCTGCTACCCACCAGCCCCGACCTATTCCCGTCGAGGAACCCGTACTGAAATTATCGGGTTTGGAGCCGATTGAGGTAACGAAGGAAAAGGTACTGTTTCTGAACATCGGGGAGCGTTGTAACGTAACCGGTTCGAAGAAATTTGCCCGGCTGATTCGGGAAAACAAGTACGACGAAGCCCTGAGTATTGCCCGGGAACAGGTAGAAACTGGAGCTCAGGTCATCGACGTAAACATGGATGAAGGGATGATTGACGGAGCTGCCGCCATGACTACCTTTCTAAATTTACTCGCTGCCGAACCCGACATTGCCCGGGTACCCGTCATGGTCGATTCTTCCAAGTGGGAAGTGATCGAGGCGGGTTTGAAATGCGTACAGGGAAAAGCAATTGTGAACTCCATTTCCCTGAAAGAAGGCGAAGAGAAGTTCAAGGAATACGCCCGCACGGTGCAACGGTACGGAGCCGCCGCCGTAGTGATGGCTTTTGATGAAAATGGTCAGGCCGATAGCTACGAACGCCGGATTGAAATTTGCGAACGGGCGTACCGGATTTTGGTGGACGAAGTCGGCTTCCCCGCCGAAGACATCATCTTCGACCCTAACATTTTAACCGTTGCTACAGGAATCGACGAGCACAATAACTACGCCGTCGATTTCATTAATGCAACCCGCTGGATTAAAGAAAACCTGCCGCACGCGAAAGTTTCGGGTGGGGTATCCAACGTATCGTTTAGCTTCCGGGGGAACGAACCCGTTCGGGAAGCCATTCACTCGGCCTTCCTGTACCATGCCATTAAAGCTGGTATGGATATGGGCATTGTGAACGCCGGTCAGTTGACGATCTACGACGAAATTCCAAAGGACTTTCTGGAACTGGTGGAAGACGTTTTGCTCAACCGCCGTCCCGACTCCACCGAACGCCTCGTAACATTTGCCGAAACGGTGAAAGCCAAAGGAAAAACGGAAACGGGACCGGATAACTCCTGGCGGCAACTGCCCGTGAAAGAGCGGCTCTCGCACGCTCTGGTCAAAGGCATCGCCGATTTCATTGATGAAGATACAGAAGAATGTCGTCAGGCATACGCTCGCCCGATTGAGGTGATTGAAGGTCCGCTGATGGACGGGATGAATGTGGTAGGGGATCTGTTTGGGGCTGGGAAAATGTTTCTGCCGCAGGTCGTTAAATCGGCCCGGGTCATGAAAAAAGCCGTAGCTTACCTCCAACCCTTCATTGAAGCCAGTAAAGAAGCCGGATCTACGGCTGGACGTATTTTGCTGGCAACGGTTAAGGGCGACGTACACGATATTGGCAAGAACATCGTGGGCGTAGTACTGGGCTGTAACAATTACGAGATCATTGATTTGGGCGTAATGGTGCCAACGGATAAAATACTGGAAGCGGCCAAGACGCACAACGTAGATATTATTGGATTGTCGGGACTGATTACGCCGAGTCTGGATGAAATGGTGGGCGTGGCCAAAGAAATGGAACGGCAGGGTTTCAACGTACCCCTGCTCATTGGTGGAGCAACGACGTCCCGAATTCATACGGCCGTAAAAATTGATCCGCAGTACTCCGGACCCGTCATTCACGTACTCGACGCTTCCCGTTCAGTACCCGTAGCCGGACGTCTGACGCAAAGCGACGAATCAAGAGCGGCGGTACTTTCGAGCATCAAGGCCGAATACGCTAAGCTTCGCGAAGATCACGCCAAACGCAAATCGGATAAGAATTTCGTCAACATTGAAGCGGCTCGTCAGAATAAGGTAAACATCGACTGGGAGAACTTCCAGGCTACCAAACCCCGATTCCTGGGTACGCGGGTATTTGAAGACTATTCCCTGTCGGAAATTGCCCCGTACATTGACTGGACGCCCTTCTTCCAGACCTGGCAATTGCACGGCAAGTACCCCGCGATTCTGGAAGATCAGGTCGTAGGAGCGGAGGCGAAGAAATTGTTCGAAGATGCCAATAACCTGTTGTTGGAAATCATTCACGATCAATCGTTGAAAGCAAGAGCCGTTGTGGGTTTCTGGCCCGCGAATAGTCACGAGGATGATATTATTCTGCATCCCTACGAGACGGTAAGCCGGGAAGTATCCTGCGAACGCCACGGCTCGCATACGCATCTGGAGTATCAGATCAGCCGGGCCAACCGATCGGGCGAAGAAGTCATTACTACGCCTGCTTTAGCTACGTTACATCATCTGCGTCAGCAAAGTCAGAAAGCAGCCAATCTGCCCAACTACTCACTAGCCGATTTCATTGCTCCACTGGAAAGCGTGCATACAGATTATATTGGCGGTTTTGCCGTAACAACCGGAATCGGTATCGAAGCCCTGCTGGAGAAATACGAAAAAGACCACGACGATTACGGCAGTATCATGGTAAAAGCCATTGCCGACCGGCTTGCCGAGGCTTTTGCCGAATTGATGCACCAACGCGTTCGGAAGGAATTCTGGGGTTACGCGGCAAACGAAACCCTGGAAAATCAGGATTTGATTGAAGAGAAGTACCAGGGCATTCGTCCGGCTCCCGGTTATCCGGCCTGTCCCGAACATACCGAGAAGCGGACGCTATTTGATTTACTGGGTGCCGAACAGCTGGGTATTACGCTTACGGAAAGTTATGCCATGTATCCGGCTAGCTCCGTCAGTGGCTGGTATTTCAGTCATCCCGACAGCCGTTATTTCACCGTGGGTAAAATTCAGAAAGATCAGGTAGAAGATTACGCTAAACGCAAAGGAATGACGCTGGAAGAGGCCGAAAAATGGTTGGCTCCAGCTTTGGCGTACTAACATTAGGTTTTAAAACCAGTACTCCCTCGTTTGCGGTTGCAGGCGAGGGAGTTTTTATAAGCACTAAATGAAGGAAGATCGTATGAAAAACAGATTTAATGCTCTAATCATCGTCTTAGGTATACTGGTCAACACGGGCTGGGCCCAGCAAAAAATCGTCGTTTTTCAGTCAGATTTTGGCTTGAAGGATGGAGCCGTTTCGGCCATGAAAGGAGTGGCGATGGGTGTTTCAACTGAGTTGAAGTTATTTGATCTAACCCACGAAATACCCGCTTACAACATCTGGGAAGCTGCGTACCGCCTCGAACAAACCGTAGCGTATTGGCCCGCCGGTACCGTGTTTGTATCCGTCGTAGACCCCGGCGTAGGAACGGAGCGAAAATCCGTTGTACTGAAAACGAAGTCGGGCCATTTCATTGTCACGCCCGATAACGGAACACTGACCCTCCTGGCCGAATCGGCGGGTATTGCGGAAGTACGGGAAATCAACGAGGCCGTTAACCGCCGGAAAAATTCGGGCAAATCCTATACTTTTCACGGTCGTGATGTATACGCCTACACCGCCGCCCGGCTGGCTGCTGGCGTGATTTCCTTCCCGCAGGTAGGACCTTTGTTACCGAAACAGGTGGTATCGCTACCGTATCAGAAAGCGAGTCGGGAGGGGCAATCGCTGAAAGGGACCATTCCCATTCTGGACGTACAATACGGCAATGTCTGGACCAATATTCCGGTTGACTTGTTTCAACAACTGGGCGTTACGGCTGGGCAGTCCGTACGCGTCCGGATCTTCCATCGAAATCAGAAAGTGTACGAAGACACGCTGCCTTACGTGGAAACGTTTGGGAGTGTGGCCGAAGACAAACCGCTCGTGTACCTGAACAGTCTCTTGCAGGTTGCCTTCGCCCTGAATCAGGGAAACTTCGCCGAGACGCATCACATCGGGAGTGGCGGCGAGTGGAGCGTGGAGCTTTCCCGATAACTATTCGCTGTAAATGGGAAGGCTCCGTCGCCGCAATAAGCCTCCTTCCCGATTTGAAAATACGGTCCGGATTTCGGCGAGAATGGAAAGGTCGATTTCTTCGGGAGTCGCTGCTCCAGTATCCAGTCCGGCGGGGCTGTAGGTTCGCTGAAGTTGAGAATCCGATAGGGGCTGATTGGCTTCTTCCATCCGCTGGATCATCTTTTCAAATCGCTTGCGGGGACCCAACAGGCCGATGTACGGAACCGTCGTGGTCGTTACGTAGCGATGGTAATTCCGGTAATCCGTCTCCAGATCGTGAGCCATGAGGATCACGGCGGTATAGTCGTCGGGCTGTACTTCGGTATCTTTGGCTACTACGGCATCCGCCCACTGAAAAAGTACTTTGTTGATTTTCTGCGGATTACAGAAAACTGTCGTTAGCCAGCCCAGTTCACGGGCCTGTCGTACCAGCGGGTAAATGTCATAATTGCCGCCGTGAATGAACAGGTGAATGGGAGGCAAAATCACTTCCAGCAATACGCAGACCGAGCCAAAAGAACCCGAAAATTCCTGCGTATGCGACTTCTGACTGTGCAGGGTCGTATGAATCGATTCGCTCAACGCAGGCAACAGTTCCTGAACCGGGAAAAGGGCAGCGAACGAATCGGCGTCCTCAAACCGGTAAACCGAACCCAGCGGTAAGGTGTCCGACTGACTTTCCGTAACGGTTACGACTACGGAAGGACTGCGTCGATGAATCAACGGTTCCAGCTGTAACACCGCATTCGACAGATCATCCGCATTCAATGGACTCAGCAGTACGTCAATAACGCCATTACAACCTAGCCCCACGCCGATCTGATAAGGATCGTCATCGGTAGTATCGTAGGTGACCATGGCGGCTTTTCCGGTAGACATGGCCAAACGGGCCCGTTTCAGAGCATCACCTTCCAGACAACCGCCCGAAATGCCACCCACCCACTGACCGTCTTCGGTAACTAGCATGCGGGCTCCCACCCGTCGGTAGGAGGAACCCTCCACCCGAACTACCGTCGCCAGAGCGGCCTTTGTGGTCGTAAAATCAATCTTTTTATAGTGGTCGAGAATGGCACTTATTTCTTTCATAGCAATAGGGGCCCGCTTGCTTAGGGACTAGGCGGGCATCCGGCTTATTTCCCCAGGCGTATTTTCACGCCTCCAAAGAAAGTACGATCCGTCGCCGGTTCAAAATAACGGCCTCCGGCGGCATTGATCTGTACATTGGCAAAATAGCGTTGATTCAGGAGATTGTTGATGCCCACGAACGGTTCCAGCGACCAGTTGGTTCGCTTGATCTGCCAGCCCAGTCGCAGGTTGAGTAAGGAGTACGCATCCGTCCGAACGGCATTGGCATCGTCGGCGTAAAAAGTACCGTTCCGGCGAAACTGCACAATGCCGTAGAAACCAGCGGGCCGGAAATACCGTACCTCGGCGTACCCAAAATGCGGCGGAATCCCCGGCAACTGATTGTTGTCGAACGTACCCGAAGTGGTACTGTAATGCAAGTATTTAAAGTTTGAGTAGGTGTAATTGACGAAAGCCGTAAGCCCTTCGGTAAGCTCTGCGGTGAGCCCCAGTTCTACGCCCCGGCGACGGGAGTTGCCGGCGTTTCGGTAGAAGGTACGACCTGGAAACTCAGTCAGCTGATACGGTACGATTTCACCGCGAACATTGACCTGAAAAACGGCGGCGTCTACTTTCAGCCAGCCAAACGTAGCTTTCGTACCCAATTCGTAATTGTAAGCCCGCATGGGGCCTAACTCCGGATTGAAACCGCCCAGGTTACTCGGATTATTGCCGAGTTCAGTCAGGGCGGGCGTTTCAAAGCTGGTTGAAAAATTGGCGTATACGCTGCGTTGCGGCTGATATTCCCAGTTCAGGCCCGCTGTGGGGCTAAAACGCTGGTAGGTGCGACGACCCGACTGATCCGCATCACTCAGGAAACGGTCTTTTACTTTTAATTGAATATCATCGTAACGGGTGCCTACCGTCAGGGCTACGTTTTTACCGAAGCCAAATTCCTGCAACAGATACGCTCCAATGTTACGAAAAGTCTCCACCTGGTTGAGTGTCTCGGCACCGCTGTTACCCTCCTGATTATCGTTTCGTTTGCGGTTATCCTGTTGGTTTTCAAGGTCAATACCCGCTTTTAAGCGGTACGAAACTGAGCCAAACTGATCGGTATACTGATAGCTGGCTCCACCGCCCGTAAAGTTTCGGATGAACTGCACATTGCCACCCGCCTGAAAAGCTAGCCGGTTTTCGAAATCGCGGTTGGTCCAGAAGGCCCGGGCCTGTACCTGATGTTTCGTACCCAGCGACTGATCATACACCACGGCGGTGCGGTGTTGCGTGGCTCCCGAGAACGCCTGGAACTGTACATTTTGCGGACGAGCCATCCGACGGTTCTGTTCCACCTGCTGCATCGTCAGACCACCGGGGTCCTGAGCGGTGTTTTTCGCAAAGTTGTACAGAAAGGTTAGTTTGGCCGTAGCACTGAGTTCGTGCTGGAATTTTACGTTGAAAAGCCAGTTATTCATGGCGGCGTACTCGCGATAGCCGTCCTGTTGATTGCGACTGGCGTTGATGAGCAGGGACGAACGCTGCCATTTCTGACCGACCTTGATCTGGTACCGCTGAAATCCGTAACTGCCCGCGATGGCCTGAGCTTCGGCGAAGTTGCTGGTCGGCGTTTCCGTGGTATAGGAGAGGATACCGCCCGAAGCATTACCGTACAAAGCCGAGGACGCTCCCCGAATGACTTCCAGTTGCCCCAGACTGCCCACGTCGAAATTATTAACTTTTGCCTGTCCATCGGGTGTTGATTCGGGAATGCCGTCGAGTAGAACTTTCAGGCCCCGAATGCCGAAAGAAGAGCGGGCTCCGAAACCCCGGATGGAAATGCGTAAATCCTGAGCGAAGTTGTCTGGATTCTGGGCAAATACGCCGGGGATAGCACCCATGGCATCGAATAACGAAAGCTGCGGTTGACCTACCTGCAGGCGATACTGGCTCAGCACCGATACGGCAAAAGGGCTACGATTTTCGGCCACATTTAGTCGCGTGGACTGAATCTCAACGGGGTTCAGATTTCGCGTACGAAGGCTGTCCGATTGAGCCCAGGTAAAGAAGGGTATTCCAACAAAAAGTAGAGCAAGACGCATAAGAAGCCGGAGGGCAATCCGTGTAAATAGATTTTGATACAGGAATAACTTTCAATCAACGCAAATCGTTTTATCTTATAAATAGAATAAATTGGATATTGTCGTTATCTTTCGGCAACAGAGATAAAGCTCTCACCCTTAAGATTTTAATGCTATGAAATCGGATTCACTGTTTGATCTCAGAAGTCATTTAAAAAATCGCCGGCTCGATCAGGTGGTTGAAAACCGAACGGCCTATACGCTAAATACGGCGGAACTTACGATCTACGAAACCCATGCTCAGGCCGAGGCCGTTGAGCTGACCTTCCATAACCCGGTACTGACCAGCATGATTCGTGGTAAAAAAGTCATGCATCTGGATGA
Coding sequences within it:
- a CDS encoding XdhC family protein; translated protein: MKEISAILDHYKKIDFTTTKAALATVVRVEGSSYRRVGARMLVTEDGQWVGGISGGCLEGDALKRARLAMSTGKAAMVTYDTTDDDPYQIGVGLGCNGVIDVLLSPLNADDLSNAVLQLEPLIHRRSPSVVVTVTESQSDTLPLGSVYRFEDADSFAALFPVQELLPALSESIHTTLHSQKSHTQEFSGSFGSVCVLLEVILPPIHLFIHGGNYDIYPLVRQARELGWLTTVFCNPQKINKVLFQWADAVVAKDTEVQPDDYTAVILMAHDLETDYRNYHRYVTTTTVPYIGLLGPRKRFEKMIQRMEEANQPLSDSQLQRTYSPAGLDTGAATPEEIDLSILAEIRTVFSNREGGLLRRRSLPIYSE
- a CDS encoding TonB-dependent receptor family protein, yielding MRLALLFVGIPFFTWAQSDSLRTRNLNPVEIQSTRLNVAENRSPFAVSVLSQYRLQVGQPQLSLFDAMGAIPGVFAQNPDNFAQDLRISIRGFGARSSFGIRGLKVLLDGIPESTPDGQAKVNNFDVGSLGQLEVIRGASSALYGNASGGILSYTTETPTSNFAEAQAIAGSYGFQRYQIKVGQKWQRSSLLINASRNQQDGYREYAAMNNWLFNVKFQHELSATAKLTFLYNFAKNTAQDPGGLTMQQVEQNRRMARPQNVQFQAFSGATQHRTAVVYDQSLGTKHQVQARAFWTNRDFENRLAFQAGGNVQFIRNFTGGGASYQYTDQFGSVSYRLKAGIDLENQQDNRKRNDNQEGNSGAETLNQVETFRNIGAYLLQEFGFGKNVALTVGTRYDDIQLKVKDRFLSDADQSGRRTYQRFSPTAGLNWEYQPQRSVYANFSTSFETPALTELGNNPSNLGGFNPELGPMRAYNYELGTKATFGWLKVDAAVFQVNVRGEIVPYQLTEFPGRTFYRNAGNSRRRGVELGLTAELTEGLTAFVNYTYSNFKYLHYSTTSGTFDNNQLPGIPPHFGYAEVRYFRPAGFYGIVQFRRNGTFYADDANAVRTDAYSLLNLRLGWQIKRTNWSLEPFVGINNLLNQRYFANVQINAAGGRYFEPATDRTFFGGVKIRLGK